Proteins encoded together in one Penicillium digitatum chromosome 1, complete sequence window:
- a CDS encoding UPF0653 protein C607.02c has translation MPHKHKRRGEADKAHFDLPPSEIAKALPVRDLVKPKLGKNGKKLKNQGKDQNQSANKAPTHRLKNVTEDDTPRAFRRLMQYQQTGRRAPSGLETGERPNKRKRNATEDATTSSKKPAETQNPKPAAMEKTEMPKIMPGERLAEFVARVDREMPLSQMTKSVKTGDAKNKEQHKRTKHEKHLLRLQKGWREEDARIREREQEEREEREDDMEAELRQWKEWEIEAAGGKKKAASKKNKKKGTNADDSGDDDPDPWAKLKKRDEERKKNPFEVAKAPPQLVKPREIFKVRGGAKVDVANVPAAVGSLRRREELAGERRNIVEEYRKLMAAKRQ, from the exons ATGCCTCACAAACACAAGAGACGCGGCGAAGCCGACAAAGC CCACTTCGATCTCCCACCCTCAGAGATCGCAAAAGCACTTCCAGTCCGTGATCTAGTCAAGCCCAAGCTAGGCAAGAATGGCAAAAAGCTCAAGAACCAAGGCAAAGACCAAAACCAAAGCGCCAACAAAGCACCCACCCACCGCCTCAAGAATGTCACCGAAGACGACACCCCGAGAGCATTCCGCCGCCTGATGCAATACCAGCAGACAGGGCGACGGGCACCATCAGGACTAGAGACGGGCGAGCGCCCGAACAAGCGCAAGCGCAATGCCACAGAAGACGCAACGACGTCATCGAAGAAGCCCGCGGAAACGCAAAACCCCAAACCCGCTGCCATGGAGAAGACTGAAATGCCCAAGATCATGCCTGGCGAGAGGCTAGCCGAATTTGTAGCACGTGTTGACCGCGAAATGCCATTGTCGCAGATGACCAAGTCGGTTAAGACTGGCGATGCTAAGAACAAGGAGCAGCACAAGCGGACGAAGCATGAGAAGCATCTGCTGCGACTGCAGAAGGGGTGGCGTGAGGAGGACGCTAGGATCCGGGAGAGAGAGCAGGAGGAGCGGGAAGAGCGGGAGGATGATATGGAGGCTGAGTTGCGGCAGTGGAAGGAGTGGGAGATTGAGGCTGCCggcgggaagaagaaggccgcttcaaagaaaaacaagaagaaggggaCGAATGCCGATGATAGTGGAGATGATGATCCCGACCCTTGGGCCAAGCTGAAGAAGCGCGATGAGGAGCGGAAGAAGAATCCGTTTGAGGTTGCGAAGGCGCCGCCTCAGTTGGTTAAACCCCGGGAGATCTTTAAGGTGCGTGGTGGGGCTAAGGTTGATGTTGCCAATGTGCCTGCTGCGGTTGGAAGTTTGAGACGTCGTGAGGAGTTGGCTGGTGAGCGGAGGAATATCGTCGAGGAATACCGGAAGCTGATGGCCGCCAAGCGGCAGTGA
- a CDS encoding WD40/YVTN repeat-like-containing domain, which translates to MDISNLPEVPRSEPLFPPPEPPSSPPSTASDTRRTRKPPTVTPRSFRRFFTPRSLLPTGDISITPSTSRQALRALTSPAVNRLGPAFSRTSKAGSTRSPYDGLPEDFIRTPSRKRKNSFSSVVSPQSSPLKRVRVRSPMQDVEQDLKSPNIDIRPGALAPPSPPKRKIPVAPVRRSQALQSPGALFMRTVGGARANKVTLRSNSGVGWQDLTSNFYSLSQDRHMCSSYASEGSVALPFCNASCNTNSLVAVGDEEGGIRLLDSSMDEDAGFCNAYLGFRPHMNSIMDLEFSSDDMLLATASGDQTSLIIDMTTQRPIHCLSNHSSSVKRVQFQPASNNKVLATCSRDGNVNIWDLRCKGFERPALQVQCSLESETENAATTAPRKMLYPHVLNTIEGAHAYTTSHKPTMDKNDTLPIGRTDITVTSLAFLSPGRENLFVTASEASASVRLWDLRTAHNNRRGRPVIPLSTTQEPESHVKYRRFGLTSMAFGGDGSRLYTLCRDNTIYAYSTSHLILGHAPELSLNNNRSRRTGGSDKDGLGPLYGFRHPRLQISSFYVKLAVRKANHDHPEMLATGSSDHCPILFPTDERYLTSPVIKPAESLPSRTSLFPTRSALRRTNSGIGLSGRLEDTIPIHQSGTPLIEGHQKEVTGLSWTPSGELVTVSDDYSARCWREGSEARELRNGGEAEGKRWMCGWADMKDSIDDEDE; encoded by the exons ATGGACATCTCCAATCTCCCGGAGGTACCCAGGTCGGAGCCTCTTTTTCCTCCTCCAGAGCCTCCCTCATCCCCGCCGTCTACTGCTTCCGATACTCGCAGAACCAGAAAGCCACCCACTGTAACGCCTCGGTCATTCCGTCGATTCTTTACCCCGCGTTCTTTACTACCAACTGGGGATATTTCTATCACACCCTCAACCAGCCGCCAGGCATTACGGGCATTAACATCGCCTGCGGTAAATCGTCTGGGACCAGCCTTTTCGAGAACTTCCAAGGCTGGCAGTACCAGAAGCCCTTACGATGGCTTACCAGAAGACTTTATTCGTACTCCGagcagaaaaagaaaaaattcATTCTCCTCAGTCGTTTCCCCGCAATCCTCGCCTCTGAAGAGAGTTCGTGTCCGATCTCCGATGCAGGATGTGGAACAAGATCTTAAAAGTCCAAACATCGACATCCGTCCTGGTGCATTAGCCCCGCCGAGTCCACCCAAGCGAAAAATACCCGTGGCCCCTGTGCGCCGCTCCCAGGCATTGCAATCACCTGGTGCTTTGTTTATGCGAACTGTGGGGGGGGCTCGGGCAAATAAAGTGACCCTACGATCTAACTCTGGCGTTG GCTGGCAAGATCTTACTTCAAACTTCTATTCCTTATCCCAAGATCGTCACATGTGTAGTAGCTACGCATCGGAGGGTTCAGTGGCCCTCCCATTCTGTAATGCCTCATGCAACA CAAATTCTCTAGTTGCAGTGGGCGATGAAGAGGGTGGAATTCGGCTCTTGGATTCATCGATGGATGAGGATGCCGGGTTCTGCAACGCATACCTTGGTTTCCGTCCACACATGAATTCGATCATGGACCTCGAGTTCTCATCGGACGACATGCTACTGGCTACGGCATCTGGCGACCAAACGTCTCTTATCATTGATATGACAACACAACGACCCATCCACTGCCTATCAAATCACTCATCCTCCGTTAAGCGCGTCCAATTCCAACCGGCGTCAAACAACAAGGTTCTTGCTACGTGCAGTCGGGATGGAAATGTCAATATTTGGGATCTCCGCTGCAAAGGATTTGAACGGCCTGCGTTGCAAGTCCAATGCTCCCTGGAATCTGAAACCGAAAACGCCGCGACCACTGCACCTCGAAAGATGTTATACCCACACGTTCTGAATACCATTGAAGGCGCCCATGCATATACAACCTCTCATAAACCCACCATGGATAAAAACGATACGCTACCAATTGGTCGGACCGATATTACCGTCACTTCCCTCGCTTTTCTCTCGCCTGGCCGCGAAAATCTTTTTGTTACGGCTTCTGAGGCTAGTGCAAGTGTCAGACTTTGGGACTTGCGAACAGCACATAACAATCGTCGTGGTCGACCCGTCATCCCTCTATCTACAACACAAGAGCCAGAAAGCCATGTGAAGTATCGACGCTTTGGCCTGACTTCTATGGCATTTGGAGGAGATGGCTCTCGATTGTACACACTTTGCCGAGACAACACCATTTACGCATATTCGACATCTCACTTAATTCTTGGGCATGCGCCTGAACTTTCACTCAATAACAACCGTTCTCGAAGGACTGGAGGCTCCGACAAGGACGGTCTTGGGCCTCTCTATGGATTCCGCCACCCTCGCCTCCAAATTTCCTCATTCTATGTAAAGTTAGCCGTGCGCAAAGCAAACCACGATCATCCAGAGATGCTGGCTACTGGGAGCAGCGATCACTGCCCCATTCTTTTCCCTACCGATGAAAGGTACCTCACTTCTCCCGTTATAAAACCAGCCGAATCTCTGCCTAGCAGAACTTCCCTCTTCCCTACCCGCTCAGCACTTCGTCGCACCAACTCTGGAATCGGCCTGTCTGGGCGTCTCGAGGATACCATCCCAATCCACCAATCAGGCACTCCTCTTATTGAAGGTCATCAGAAAGAGGTCACTGGTCTGTCCTGGACCCCATCTGGCGAACTTGTTACTGTAAGTGATGACTACTCCGCTCGGTGCTGGCGTGAGGGATCTGAGGCTCGCGAGCTTCGAAACGGTGGTGAAGCTGAGGGCAAACGCTGGATGTGTGGCTGGGCTGATATGAAAGACTCAATtgatgacgaagacgaaTGA
- a CDS encoding NAD(P)-binding domain, with the protein MPALTDFNTSFEQTCRLLKTAKEAGIKLVFYASALSANDPRHLKSWDPTSIISTKMLDKSAIEDIFGKAGFKSWTILRPGSFLNNFLFPKTMMYQGFTETGALATAFAPETLLPIVAHNHIVQFAAAAVFDPVKFNHQDIEVDSEFWGSTP; encoded by the coding sequence ATGCCAGCGTTGACAGATTTTAACACAAGTTTCGAACAAACGTGCCGACTTCTCAAAACTGCCAAGGAAGCTGGCATCAAATTAGTATTTTACGCTAGTGCCTTGTCTGCCAATGATCCCCGACACCTCAAATCATGGGATCCGACCAGCATCATAAGCACCAAGATGCTCGACAAATCGGCTATTGAAGATATATTTGGCAAAGCGGGATTCAAAAGCTGGACAATTTTGCGCCCGGGGAGCTTCCTGAACAACTTCTTGTTCCCAAAGACAATGATGTACCAGGGCTTCACGGAAACCGGTGCATTAGCCACTGCTTTCGCTCCGGAAACTTTGTTGCCCATTGTTGCTCACAACCACATCGTCCAGtttgcagcagcagcagtctTCGATCCTGTCAAGTTCAATCACCAAGACATTGAGGTCGATTCGGAGTTTTGGGGGTCGACACCGTAA